Proteins from a genomic interval of Solidesulfovibrio sp.:
- the nifJ gene encoding pyruvate:ferredoxin (flavodoxin) oxidoreductase yields the protein MAKKMKSMDGNTATTHIAYALSDTAAIYPITPSSTMGEIADEWAAKGLKNIFGQTLTIREMQSEAGAAGAVHGSLAAGALTTTFTASQGLLLMIPNMFKIAGELLPGVFHVSARAVCAHALSIFGDHSDVMAARPTGFAQIASASVQECMDLALVTHLSAIEGSVPFVHFFDGFRTSHEIQKIEVIDYEDIKGLVNYEKIAAFRAKAMNPEHPDMRGTAQNPDIFFQGRERANPYYQVLPGIVSAMMDKVGALTGRPYKLFDYVGAPDADRVIVSMGSSCETVEEVVNYLNGKGEKVGLVKVRLFRPFAPDALFKVLPASAEVVTVLDRTKEPGSLGDPLYEDVCAAFIERGGAIPKLMSGRYGLGSKEFRPGMAKAIFDNMAAASPKRHFVVGIDDDVSGTSLPMGGPLPTVPEGTVQCKFWGFGSDGTVGANKSAIKIIGDNTDLYAQGYFAYDSKKSGGITVSHLRFGKKPIQSTYLVDAADYVACHKPSYVHTYDILEGVKDGGTFVLNSSWNTAEELEANLPGHMLRTIAAKKLKVYNIDAVAIGVKTGLGARINMVMQTAFFKLAGVLPIEQAISLLKDSIKKTYGNKGEKIVKMNVDAVDMAMDGLVEIAVPASWASAADAPAAAHDEPAYFNKVIRPILAQKGDEQPVSAFAENGSFPAATSRYEKRGVAINIPHWIKENCIQCNQCSYVCPHATIRPFLADEAEMAGAPAGYETLPATGKELKGMAYRMQVFPMDCMGCGSCADVCPAKQKALVMKPLEEEVTVQAGNYDFAMGLTNKASLVKRENLKGSQFHQPLLEFSGACAGCGETPYVKLLTQLFGERMMVANATGCSSIWGGSAPTSPYAVNADGFGPAWNNSLFEDAAEFGFGYNMALRQRRDKLADKVAFALEGPLSDALRAALAGWLANKDDAAGSRLYGDQLKALLDGNDPAQAAIAADADIFTKKSVWIFGGDGWAYDIGFGGLDHVIASGEDVNILVMDTEVYSNTGGQASKATPLGAIAKFAAAGKVTGKKDLARMAMTYGYVYVASIAMGADKNQALKAFLEAEAHKGPSIVIAYAPCINQGIRKGMGKSMEEAKLAVETGYWPLFRYNPDLRAQGKNPLTIDSKAPAGDFQGFLSGEVRYAALEKLHPDMSKRYRATMEAAYKERYKELEYLAAMPVFDAPAPAGAAGHGDDPAFCATAETAEHARPETGEPCDEGRSGK from the coding sequence ATGGCCAAGAAGATGAAAAGCATGGACGGCAATACCGCCACCACGCACATCGCCTACGCTTTGAGCGATACGGCGGCGATCTACCCCATCACGCCATCGTCCACCATGGGCGAGATCGCGGACGAATGGGCGGCCAAGGGACTCAAAAACATCTTCGGCCAGACCCTGACCATCCGCGAGATGCAGTCCGAGGCCGGCGCGGCCGGCGCGGTCCACGGGTCGCTGGCGGCCGGCGCGCTGACCACCACCTTTACCGCGTCCCAGGGCCTGCTGCTCATGATTCCCAACATGTTCAAGATCGCCGGCGAACTGCTCCCCGGCGTCTTCCACGTGTCGGCCCGGGCCGTGTGCGCCCACGCGCTCTCGATTTTCGGCGACCACTCTGACGTCATGGCCGCCCGGCCCACCGGCTTCGCCCAGATCGCCTCGGCCTCGGTCCAGGAGTGCATGGACCTGGCGCTCGTCACCCACCTGTCGGCCATCGAGGGCAGCGTCCCCTTCGTCCATTTCTTCGACGGCTTCCGCACCTCCCACGAGATCCAGAAGATCGAGGTCATCGACTACGAGGACATCAAGGGACTGGTCAATTACGAAAAGATCGCCGCCTTCCGGGCCAAGGCCATGAACCCCGAGCACCCGGACATGCGCGGCACCGCCCAGAACCCGGACATCTTTTTTCAGGGCCGCGAGCGCGCCAACCCCTACTACCAGGTCCTGCCCGGCATCGTCTCGGCCATGATGGACAAGGTCGGGGCGCTCACCGGCCGGCCCTACAAGCTCTTCGACTACGTGGGCGCCCCCGACGCCGACCGCGTCATCGTCTCCATGGGCTCCTCGTGCGAGACCGTCGAGGAGGTCGTGAACTACTTAAACGGCAAGGGCGAGAAGGTCGGCCTGGTCAAGGTCCGGCTGTTCCGCCCCTTCGCCCCGGACGCCCTGTTCAAGGTCCTGCCCGCCTCGGCCGAGGTGGTCACGGTCCTTGACCGCACCAAGGAGCCGGGAAGCCTGGGCGATCCGCTCTACGAGGACGTCTGCGCGGCCTTCATCGAACGCGGCGGCGCCATTCCCAAGCTCATGAGCGGCCGCTACGGCCTGGGCTCCAAGGAATTCCGCCCCGGCATGGCCAAGGCCATCTTCGACAACATGGCCGCGGCCAGCCCCAAACGCCACTTCGTGGTCGGCATCGACGACGACGTCTCCGGCACCTCCCTGCCCATGGGCGGCCCCCTGCCCACGGTCCCGGAAGGCACGGTGCAGTGCAAGTTCTGGGGCTTCGGCTCCGACGGCACGGTCGGCGCCAACAAGTCGGCCATCAAGATCATCGGCGACAACACCGACCTCTACGCCCAGGGCTACTTCGCCTACGACTCCAAGAAATCCGGCGGCATCACCGTCTCGCACCTGCGCTTCGGCAAAAAGCCCATCCAGTCCACCTACCTGGTCGACGCGGCCGACTATGTCGCCTGCCACAAGCCGAGCTACGTCCACACCTACGACATCCTGGAAGGCGTGAAGGACGGCGGCACCTTCGTGCTCAACTCCTCCTGGAACACCGCCGAGGAGCTCGAGGCCAACCTGCCCGGCCACATGCTGCGCACCATCGCCGCCAAAAAGCTCAAGGTCTACAACATCGACGCCGTGGCCATCGGCGTCAAGACGGGCCTTGGCGCCCGCATCAACATGGTCATGCAGACGGCCTTTTTCAAGCTGGCCGGCGTGCTGCCCATCGAGCAGGCCATCTCCCTGCTCAAGGACTCCATCAAGAAGACCTACGGCAACAAGGGCGAAAAGATCGTCAAGATGAACGTCGACGCCGTGGACATGGCCATGGACGGCCTGGTCGAGATCGCGGTGCCGGCCTCCTGGGCCTCCGCCGCCGACGCCCCGGCCGCCGCCCACGACGAGCCCGCCTACTTCAACAAGGTCATCCGGCCCATCCTGGCCCAGAAGGGCGACGAGCAGCCGGTGTCCGCCTTCGCCGAGAACGGCTCCTTCCCGGCCGCCACCTCCCGCTACGAAAAACGCGGCGTGGCCATCAACATCCCCCACTGGATCAAGGAGAACTGCATCCAGTGCAACCAGTGCTCCTACGTCTGCCCCCACGCCACCATCCGGCCGTTTTTGGCCGACGAGGCCGAGATGGCCGGCGCGCCGGCCGGCTACGAAACCCTGCCGGCCACGGGCAAGGAACTCAAGGGTATGGCCTACCGCATGCAGGTCTTCCCCATGGACTGCATGGGCTGCGGCTCCTGCGCCGACGTCTGCCCGGCCAAGCAGAAGGCCCTGGTCATGAAACCCCTGGAAGAAGAGGTCACGGTCCAGGCGGGCAACTACGACTTCGCCATGGGCCTGACCAACAAGGCTTCCCTGGTCAAACGCGAAAACCTCAAGGGCAGCCAGTTCCACCAGCCGCTGCTCGAGTTCTCGGGCGCCTGCGCCGGTTGCGGCGAGACCCCGTACGTCAAGCTCCTCACCCAGCTGTTCGGCGAGCGCATGATGGTGGCCAACGCCACGGGTTGCTCCTCGATTTGGGGCGGCTCGGCGCCGACCTCGCCCTACGCCGTCAACGCCGACGGCTTCGGCCCGGCCTGGAACAATTCGCTCTTCGAGGACGCGGCCGAGTTCGGCTTCGGCTACAACATGGCCCTGCGGCAGCGCCGCGACAAGCTGGCCGACAAGGTGGCTTTTGCCCTGGAAGGCCCGCTTTCCGACGCACTGCGCGCCGCTCTGGCCGGCTGGCTGGCGAACAAGGACGACGCGGCCGGTTCGCGCCTCTACGGCGACCAGCTCAAGGCCCTGCTTGACGGCAACGACCCCGCCCAGGCCGCCATCGCCGCCGACGCCGACATCTTCACGAAAAAGTCCGTGTGGATTTTCGGCGGCGACGGCTGGGCCTACGACATCGGCTTCGGCGGCCTCGACCACGTCATCGCCTCGGGCGAGGACGTCAACATCCTGGTCATGGACACCGAGGTCTACTCCAACACCGGCGGCCAGGCCTCCAAGGCCACGCCGCTGGGCGCCATCGCCAAGTTCGCCGCCGCCGGCAAGGTCACCGGGAAAAAGGATCTGGCCCGCATGGCCATGACCTACGGCTACGTCTACGTGGCGAGCATCGCCATGGGCGCGGACAAGAACCAGGCGCTCAAGGCCTTCCTGGAGGCCGAGGCCCACAAGGGCCCGTCCATCGTCATCGCCTACGCCCCCTGCATCAACCAGGGCATCCGCAAAGGCATGGGCAAGTCCATGGAAGAGGCGAAACTCGCCGTGGAAACCGGCTACTGGCCGCTTTTCCGCTACAACCCGGACCTCAGGGCCCAGGGGAAAAACCCGCTGACCATCGACTCCAAGGCCCCGGCCGGCGACTTCCAAGGGTTCCTCTCCGGCGAAGTCCGCTACGCCGCCCTGGAGAAGCTGCACCCCGACATGTCCAAGCGCTACCGCGCCACCATGGAGGCGGCCTACAAGGAGCGCTACAAGGAACTGGAATACCTGGCCGCCATGCCGGTCTTCGATGCCCCCGCCCCGGCCGGCGCGGCCGGCCATGGCGACGACCCGGCGTTCTGCGCCACGGCCGAAACCGCCGAGCATGCCCGTCCCGAAACCGGCGAGCCCTGCGACGAAGGTCGCTCCGGCAAATAA
- a CDS encoding FAD-linked oxidase C-terminal domain-containing protein: protein MDNHLSQKFEEIVGKENVLASEVDRHSYAYDAAVLPPKLPALAVRPETPEALGRVVKTCNELGLPLTVRGSGTNLSGGTIPSPGGVVALTGALSKIIEINEADMYAVVQTGVITAKFAAEVAKRGLFYPPDPGSQAVSTIGGNVAENAGGLRGLKYGVTKDYVMGMSLYDVDGELVKTGSRTVKCVTGMNLHGLMVGSEGTLGVFNEIILKLVPPPKASKAMMAIFDDLGKASETVAAIIAAKIVPATLEYMDDFTIKTVEDFAHAGLPTDAKALLLIEVDGHPAQVEDEAAEVEAICKRVGATRIQVAKDAAERNKVWEARRAALSALARVRPTTVLEDATVPRSQIPAMVGALEKIAAKYKLTIGTFGHAGDGNLHPTILTDKRDHEEFKRVEEAIDEIFDVALSLGGTLSGEHGIGTAKSKYMAKEVGMGSILYARKLKKALDPKGILNPGKITGE from the coding sequence ATGGATAACCACCTGTCCCAGAAGTTCGAGGAAATCGTCGGCAAGGAAAACGTCCTGGCCAGCGAGGTGGATCGCCACTCGTACGCCTACGATGCGGCCGTCCTTCCCCCCAAACTCCCGGCCCTGGCCGTGCGTCCCGAGACGCCCGAGGCTCTGGGACGGGTGGTCAAAACCTGTAACGAGCTCGGCCTGCCGCTGACCGTGCGCGGTTCGGGCACCAACCTCTCCGGCGGCACCATCCCCTCCCCCGGGGGGGTGGTGGCCCTGACCGGGGCGCTGAGCAAGATCATCGAGATCAACGAGGCCGACATGTACGCCGTGGTGCAAACCGGCGTGATCACGGCCAAGTTCGCGGCCGAGGTGGCCAAGCGCGGCCTGTTCTATCCGCCCGACCCGGGCAGCCAGGCCGTGTCCACCATCGGCGGCAACGTGGCCGAGAACGCCGGCGGGCTGCGCGGCCTCAAGTACGGCGTCACGAAAGACTACGTCATGGGCATGAGCCTCTATGACGTGGACGGCGAGCTGGTCAAAACCGGCTCGCGCACCGTCAAGTGCGTCACCGGCATGAACCTGCACGGCCTCATGGTCGGCTCCGAAGGCACGCTCGGGGTGTTCAACGAGATCATCCTCAAGCTCGTGCCGCCGCCCAAGGCCAGCAAGGCCATGATGGCCATCTTCGACGACCTGGGCAAGGCCTCGGAGACCGTGGCCGCCATCATCGCCGCCAAGATCGTGCCGGCCACCCTCGAGTACATGGACGACTTCACCATCAAGACCGTCGAGGACTTCGCCCACGCCGGGCTGCCCACCGACGCCAAGGCCCTGCTGCTCATCGAGGTGGACGGCCACCCGGCGCAAGTCGAGGACGAGGCGGCCGAGGTCGAGGCCATCTGCAAGCGCGTCGGCGCCACCCGCATCCAGGTGGCCAAGGACGCGGCCGAGCGCAACAAGGTCTGGGAAGCCCGCCGGGCGGCCCTGTCGGCCCTGGCCCGGGTGCGCCCGACCACGGTGCTCGAGGACGCCACCGTCCCGCGCTCCCAGATCCCGGCCATGGTCGGCGCCCTGGAGAAGATCGCGGCCAAGTACAAGCTCACCATCGGCACCTTCGGCCACGCCGGCGACGGCAACCTGCACCCGACCATCCTCACCGACAAGCGCGACCACGAAGAGTTCAAGCGCGTCGAGGAAGCCATCGACGAGATCTTCGACGTGGCCCTGTCCCTGGGCGGCACGCTGTCCGGCGAGCACGGCATCGGCACCGCCAAGTCCAAATACATGGCCAAGGAAGTGGGCATGGGCTCGATCCTCTATGCCCGCAAGCTCAAGAAGGCCCTGGATCCCAAGGGTATCCTCAATCCCGGCAAGATCACGGGGGAATAA
- a CDS encoding (Fe-S)-binding protein: MSGELRELVGLLKQIDDQLVACMRCGMCQAVCPLYGETGIESHVARGKIALLECLADEVIKDPAGVKERLDACLLCGSCQANCPSGVKALDIFLKARAFLTGYYGLPPIKRAIFRGLLKNPRLFDSVMGIAAKFQGIFTRPVNDTIGSSCARVFSNLLEGRHFAPLAGSPLHATQAERDTPRGPSGLKVAFFYGCVVDKMFPRIGEAVLKVCDHHGVGVYMPHGQACCGIPALSSGDRDTFETLVAANVKLFADRDFDVLVTPCATCTSTIKKIWPLMAEGLPESTRFKIRELAPKVKDISAFLVQDLKVATGAAESAGDIAVTYHDPCHLKKSLGISAEPRALLAANPRYRLVEMDGADSCCGSGGSFTLQHYDLSKRIGKRKRDNIVATGASVVATSCPACMLQIGDMLSQAGDTLAIRHPVEIYAETLAGK, from the coding sequence ATGAGCGGCGAGCTGCGCGAATTGGTCGGCCTGCTCAAGCAGATCGACGACCAGCTGGTGGCCTGCATGCGCTGCGGCATGTGCCAGGCCGTGTGTCCCCTCTACGGGGAGACGGGAATCGAGAGCCATGTGGCCCGGGGCAAGATCGCCCTGCTCGAATGCCTGGCCGACGAGGTCATCAAGGACCCGGCCGGGGTCAAGGAACGCCTGGACGCCTGCCTGCTGTGCGGCTCCTGCCAGGCCAACTGCCCCAGCGGCGTCAAGGCCCTGGACATCTTCCTCAAGGCCCGGGCCTTCCTGACCGGCTACTACGGCCTGCCGCCCATCAAGCGGGCCATCTTCCGGGGCCTGCTCAAAAACCCGCGGCTATTCGACTCGGTCATGGGCATCGCGGCCAAGTTCCAGGGCATCTTCACCCGGCCGGTCAACGACACCATCGGCTCGTCCTGCGCGCGCGTGTTCTCCAACCTGCTGGAGGGCCGGCATTTCGCCCCCCTGGCCGGTTCGCCCCTGCACGCGACCCAGGCCGAGCGCGACACCCCGCGCGGGCCGTCGGGACTCAAGGTGGCCTTTTTCTACGGCTGCGTGGTGGACAAGATGTTCCCGCGCATCGGCGAGGCCGTCCTTAAAGTCTGCGACCACCACGGCGTAGGCGTCTACATGCCCCACGGCCAGGCCTGCTGCGGCATCCCGGCCCTGTCCTCGGGCGACCGAGACACCTTCGAGACGCTGGTGGCCGCCAACGTCAAGCTCTTCGCCGACCGCGACTTCGACGTGCTGGTGACGCCCTGCGCCACCTGCACCTCGACCATAAAAAAGATCTGGCCGCTGATGGCCGAGGGGCTGCCCGAGTCCACCCGGTTCAAGATCCGGGAACTGGCCCCCAAGGTCAAGGACATCAGCGCCTTCCTGGTCCAGGACCTGAAGGTGGCCACCGGCGCGGCCGAATCCGCCGGCGATATCGCGGTCACCTACCACGACCCCTGCCACCTGAAGAAATCCCTGGGCATTTCCGCCGAGCCCCGGGCACTGCTCGCGGCCAATCCGCGCTACCGCCTCGTGGAGATGGACGGCGCGGATTCGTGCTGCGGATCCGGCGGAAGTTTCACCTTGCAGCATTACGACCTGTCCAAGCGCATCGGCAAGCGCAAGCGGGACAACATCGTGGCCACGGGAGCCTCCGTCGTGGCCACGAGCTGCCCGGCCTGCATGCTGCAGATAGGGGACATGCTGTCCCAGGCCGGCGATACGCTGGCCATCCGGCATCCGGTGGAAATTTACGCGGAGACCCTGGCCGGCAAGTAG
- a CDS encoding acetate--CoA ligase family protein, which translates to MSFKENIQALFAPQTVAVIGASAAPGKVGHTVVHNMLEAGYTGRLIPVNPKADEILGLPVTKRIEDLPQGLDLAVIVVPVAAVVPSMEALAAIKCKAAIIITAGFKEVGKEGYALEQKLIEICTKNDIAMVGPNCLGLISTQDHNNASFAAGYPKEGTIAFFSQSGALCTAILDWALGENVGFSKFISLGNKAVINEAHMLECLRTDPNTSVILGYIENVANGADFIEQAAKVTREKPVIIIKSGTTAAGAKAASSHTGAIAGSDAAYTAAFRKTGIIRAVDMATLFDLAQAFSTQPLPEGPGLCVVTNSGGPGILAADATEKSPLLHMARLSNSTIDRMKEFLPPYASLYNPVDLIGDAPAERYRKTLEVVVDDPQVHSILVLLTPTASAEIMETAQAIIDVSKTTKKPIFVNYMGGLRTKPGMTLLSDAGIPCSIYPEPLIQSIETMYNYYLWRQTPAQEYPEIRRNRQKARLVINEARAKGATEVVEFQAQEVLRAYNLPTPGTVLARSSDEAVAGAEKIGYPVVLKIASPQISHKSDVGGVKVNLPDAEAVRNAFFDITARAQRLRPEAYIAGCLVQEMAPKGCKEIIIGFKRDDQFGPLLMFGLGGIYVEILKDIAFRLAPLGRDDAKNIIREIKSYMLLKGVRGEPPINFQAIEDILLTMSELSLDFPEIQEAEFNPVLVNAEKAVVADVRITLSAQ; encoded by the coding sequence ATGAGTTTTAAAGAGAACATCCAGGCGCTGTTCGCGCCGCAAACCGTAGCCGTCATCGGCGCCTCCGCGGCGCCGGGCAAGGTCGGCCATACGGTGGTGCACAACATGCTGGAGGCCGGGTACACGGGCAGGCTCATTCCCGTGAACCCCAAAGCCGACGAGATCCTGGGCCTGCCCGTGACCAAGCGCATCGAGGACCTGCCCCAGGGCCTGGACCTGGCCGTCATCGTCGTGCCCGTGGCCGCGGTCGTCCCTTCCATGGAAGCCCTGGCCGCCATCAAGTGCAAGGCCGCCATCATCATCACCGCGGGTTTCAAGGAGGTCGGCAAGGAGGGCTACGCCCTGGAGCAGAAGCTCATCGAGATCTGCACCAAAAACGACATCGCCATGGTCGGCCCCAACTGCCTGGGGCTTATCAGCACCCAGGACCACAACAACGCCTCCTTCGCCGCCGGCTATCCCAAGGAAGGCACCATCGCCTTCTTCTCCCAGTCGGGCGCCTTGTGCACGGCCATCCTCGACTGGGCCCTGGGCGAGAACGTGGGCTTTTCCAAGTTCATCTCGCTTGGCAACAAGGCGGTGATCAACGAAGCCCACATGCTCGAGTGCCTGCGCACCGACCCCAACACCTCCGTCATCCTCGGCTACATCGAAAACGTGGCCAACGGCGCGGACTTCATCGAGCAGGCGGCCAAGGTCACCCGCGAAAAGCCGGTCATCATCATCAAGTCCGGCACCACCGCCGCCGGCGCCAAGGCCGCCTCGTCCCACACCGGCGCCATCGCCGGCTCCGACGCCGCCTACACCGCCGCCTTCCGCAAGACCGGCATCATCCGGGCCGTGGACATGGCCACCCTGTTCGACTTGGCCCAGGCCTTTTCCACCCAGCCCCTGCCCGAAGGCCCGGGGTTGTGCGTGGTGACCAACTCCGGCGGCCCCGGCATCCTGGCCGCCGACGCCACGGAAAAATCGCCGCTTCTGCACATGGCGCGCCTGTCCAACAGCACCATCGACCGCATGAAGGAATTCCTGCCGCCCTACGCCTCGCTGTACAACCCCGTCGACCTCATCGGCGACGCCCCGGCCGAACGCTACCGCAAGACCCTGGAAGTGGTGGTGGACGACCCGCAGGTCCACTCCATCCTGGTGCTATTGACCCCGACCGCCTCGGCCGAAATCATGGAGACGGCGCAAGCCATCATCGACGTCTCCAAGACCACGAAAAAGCCCATCTTCGTCAACTACATGGGCGGGCTGCGCACCAAGCCCGGCATGACCCTGCTCAGCGATGCCGGCATTCCCTGCTCTATCTACCCCGAGCCGCTCATCCAAAGCATCGAGACCATGTACAACTACTACCTGTGGCGTCAGACCCCGGCCCAGGAGTACCCGGAGATCCGGCGCAACCGCCAGAAGGCCCGCCTGGTCATCAACGAGGCCCGGGCCAAGGGCGCCACCGAAGTGGTCGAATTCCAGGCCCAGGAAGTGCTGCGGGCCTACAACCTGCCCACCCCGGGCACGGTGCTCGCCCGTTCCTCCGACGAAGCCGTGGCCGGGGCCGAGAAGATCGGCTACCCGGTGGTGCTGAAAATCGCCTCGCCGCAGATCTCCCACAAGTCCGACGTCGGCGGCGTCAAGGTGAACCTTCCCGACGCCGAGGCCGTGCGCAACGCCTTCTTCGACATCACGGCCCGGGCCCAGCGGCTGCGCCCCGAAGCCTACATCGCCGGCTGCCTGGTCCAGGAGATGGCGCCCAAGGGCTGCAAGGAAATCATCATCGGTTTCAAGCGCGACGACCAGTTCGGCCCGCTGCTGATGTTCGGCCTGGGCGGCATCTACGTGGAGATCCTCAAGGACATCGCCTTCCGCCTGGCACCGCTTGGCCGCGACGACGCGAAAAACATCATCCGCGAAATCAAGTCCTACATGCTGCTCAAGGGCGTGCGCGGCGAGCCGCCCATCAACTTCCAGGCCATCGAGGACATCCTTTTGACCATGTCCGAACTCTCCCTGGATTTCCCCGAGATCCAGGAGGCGGAGTTCAACCCCGTGCTCGTCAACGCCGAAAAGGCCGTGGTGGCCGACGTGCGCATCACCTTGAGCGCCCAATAA